A window of Dickeya zeae NCPPB 2538 contains these coding sequences:
- the aceF gene encoding pyruvate dehydrogenase complex dihydrolipoyllysine-residue acetyltransferase — translation MAIEIKVPDIGADEVEVTEVLVKVGDKVEAEQSLITVEGDKASMEVPSPQAGVVKEIKVAVGDKVETGKLIMVFEAEGAAAAAPAPTAAAPAPAAAPAAASAVKDVEVPDIGGDEVEVTEVMVKVGDTVAAEQSLITVEGDKASMEVPAPFAGTVKEIRIKTGDKVKTGSLIMVFEVAGAAPAAAPAPAASAPAAAPAVSGGAKDVNVPDIGGDEVEVTEVLVKVGDKVAAEQSLITVEGDKASMEVPAPFAGTVKEIKVSTGSKVKTGSLIMVFEVEGAAPAAAPVAAAPAPAASAPAPAAAAPAAAKADSKGEFAENDAYIHATPVIRRLAREFGVNLAKVKGTGRKGRILREDVQAYVKEAVKRAESAPAAGATGGSLPGLLPWPKVDFSKFGEIEEVELGRIQKISGANLSRNWVMIPHVTHFDKTDITDLEAFRKQQNVEAEKRKLDVKITPVVFIMKAVAAALEQMPRFNSSLSEDGQRLTLKKYINIGVAVDTPNGLVVPVFKDVNKKGIVELSRELMTISKKARDGKLTAGEMQGGCFTISSIGGLGTTHFAPIVNAPEVAILGVSKSAMEPVWNGKEFVPRLMMPISLSFDHRVIDGADGARFITIINNTLSDIRRLVM, via the coding sequence ATGGCTATCGAAATCAAGGTACCGGATATCGGTGCAGATGAAGTTGAAGTCACCGAAGTGCTGGTCAAAGTGGGTGACAAAGTGGAAGCCGAGCAGTCGCTGATCACCGTTGAAGGTGACAAGGCTTCGATGGAAGTCCCCTCCCCGCAGGCGGGTGTGGTTAAAGAGATTAAAGTGGCGGTAGGCGACAAAGTCGAGACCGGCAAACTGATCATGGTCTTCGAAGCAGAAGGTGCGGCGGCTGCCGCACCGGCTCCGACCGCTGCTGCGCCAGCACCGGCTGCGGCACCTGCCGCTGCCAGCGCGGTGAAAGACGTTGAAGTGCCGGATATCGGCGGCGACGAAGTTGAAGTGACCGAAGTGATGGTGAAAGTCGGCGACACCGTAGCGGCAGAGCAGTCGCTGATTACGGTGGAAGGCGACAAAGCCTCTATGGAAGTCCCGGCGCCGTTCGCAGGTACAGTAAAAGAAATTCGCATCAAGACCGGTGACAAGGTGAAAACCGGCTCACTGATCATGGTGTTTGAGGTGGCGGGTGCAGCGCCTGCTGCTGCTCCGGCACCTGCCGCGAGTGCACCTGCCGCCGCGCCAGCGGTGAGCGGTGGTGCTAAAGACGTCAACGTGCCGGATATCGGTGGCGATGAAGTCGAAGTGACGGAAGTATTGGTCAAAGTCGGTGATAAAGTGGCGGCAGAACAGTCGCTGATCACCGTGGAAGGCGACAAAGCGTCAATGGAAGTTCCGGCACCGTTCGCCGGTACCGTGAAGGAAATCAAGGTTAGCACCGGCAGCAAGGTGAAAACCGGGTCGCTTATCATGGTATTCGAAGTGGAAGGCGCCGCACCGGCTGCGGCTCCTGTAGCGGCGGCCCCGGCTCCGGCCGCGAGTGCACCAGCACCGGCGGCAGCGGCACCCGCTGCGGCGAAAGCTGATAGCAAAGGTGAGTTTGCTGAAAACGACGCCTACATCCATGCCACACCGGTCATTCGTCGTCTGGCGCGTGAGTTCGGCGTCAACCTGGCGAAAGTAAAAGGTACTGGCCGTAAAGGTCGTATCCTGCGCGAAGACGTACAGGCTTATGTGAAAGAAGCCGTGAAACGCGCTGAGTCTGCTCCGGCAGCGGGTGCGACTGGCGGTTCTCTGCCGGGTCTGTTGCCGTGGCCGAAAGTTGATTTCAGCAAGTTTGGTGAAATTGAAGAAGTGGAACTGGGTCGTATCCAGAAAATCTCTGGTGCTAACCTGAGCCGTAACTGGGTGATGATCCCGCATGTTACGCACTTCGATAAAACCGATATCACCGATCTGGAAGCGTTCCGCAAACAGCAGAACGTGGAAGCTGAGAAGCGTAAGCTGGATGTGAAGATCACGCCGGTCGTGTTCATCATGAAAGCGGTTGCCGCTGCGCTTGAGCAGATGCCTCGCTTCAACAGTTCGCTGTCTGAAGACGGCCAACGCCTGACGCTGAAGAAATACATCAACATCGGTGTTGCGGTAGATACGCCGAATGGTCTGGTGGTTCCGGTATTCAAAGATGTGAATAAGAAAGGCATCGTTGAACTGTCTCGCGAACTGATGACCATCTCTAAGAAAGCCCGTGACGGTAAACTGACCGCAGGCGAAATGCAGGGTGGATGCTTTACCATCTCCAGCATCGGCGGCCTCGGCACGACGCATTTCGCGCCGATCGTCAACGCGCCGGAAGTGGCTATTCTGGGTGTGTCTAAGTCCGCCATGGAACCGGTCTGGAATGGTAAAGAGTTTGTTCCGCGTCTGATGATGCCGATCTCTCTGTCCTTCGACCACCGTGTCATTGACGGTGCTGATGGTGCACGCTTCATTACCATCATCAACAACACCTTGTCCGATATTCGCCGTCTGGTGATGTAA
- the aceE gene encoding pyruvate dehydrogenase (acetyl-transferring), homodimeric type, with protein sequence MSERLNNDVDPIETRDWLQAIESVIREEGVERAQFLIDQVLTEARKGGVKVAAGSAGSNYINTIAAEDEPAYPGNLDLERRIRSAIRWNAVMTVLRASKKDLELGGHMASFQSSATFYEVCFNHFFRARNAQDGGDLVFFQGHISPGVYARAFLEGRLTEDQMNNFRQEVHGNGLSSYPHPKLMPEFWQFPTVSMGLGPVNAIYQAKFLKYLNNRGLKDTTKQTVYAFLGDGEMDEPESKGAITIATREKLDNLVFVINCNLQRLDGPVTGNGKIINELEGIFSGAGWEVIKVIWGGRWDELLRKDTSGKLIQLMNETVDGDYQTFKSKNGAYVREHFFGKYPETAALVKDWSDDDIWALNRGGHDPKKVYAALKKAQETKGKPVVILAHTIKGYGMGDAAEGKNIAHQVKKINMDGVRYFRDRFNVPVADADVEKLPFITFDKNSEEYKYLHERRQALEGYLPSRQPKFDEKLDLPTLEDFSSLLEEQTKEISTTIAFVRALNVMLKNKSIKDRLVPIIADEARTFGMEGLFRQIGIYSPNGQQYTPQDRELVAYYKEDQKGQILQEGINELGAGSSWLAAATSYSTNNLPMIPFYIYYSMFGFQRIGDLCWAAGDQQARGFLIGGTSGRTTLNGEGLQHEDGHSHIQALTIPNCISYDPSFAYEVAVIMHDGLVRMYGDAQENIYYYITTLNENYHMPAMPQGAEEGIRKGIYKLETVAGSKGKVQLLGSGSILRHVREAAQILAKDYGIGSDVYSVTSFTELARDGQDCERWNMLHPTEAPRVPYIAQVMNDAPAVASTDYMKLFAEQVRTYVPASDYRVLGTDGFGRSDSRENLRHHFEVDASYVVVAALGELAKRGEVEKSVVAEAIKKFDINPEKVNPRVA encoded by the coding sequence ATGTCAGAACGTTTGAACAATGACGTGGATCCGATCGAAACGCGTGACTGGCTGCAGGCGATCGAATCGGTTATCCGTGAAGAGGGTGTTGAGCGCGCTCAGTTCCTGATTGATCAGGTATTGACTGAAGCACGTAAAGGTGGGGTGAAAGTGGCTGCGGGCAGTGCTGGCAGTAACTACATCAACACCATCGCGGCAGAAGATGAACCCGCGTATCCGGGGAACCTTGATCTGGAGCGTCGTATCCGTTCCGCAATCCGCTGGAATGCGGTGATGACGGTACTGCGCGCATCTAAGAAAGATCTGGAGCTGGGCGGTCATATGGCGTCTTTCCAGTCTTCCGCTACCTTCTATGAAGTGTGCTTCAACCACTTCTTCCGTGCTCGTAACGCACAAGACGGCGGTGACCTGGTGTTCTTCCAGGGGCATATCTCCCCAGGGGTTTATGCGCGCGCCTTCCTGGAAGGTCGTTTGACTGAAGATCAGATGAACAACTTCCGTCAGGAAGTTCACGGTAATGGCCTGTCTTCCTACCCGCATCCGAAGCTGATGCCGGAATTCTGGCAGTTCCCGACCGTATCAATGGGTCTGGGCCCGGTCAACGCGATTTATCAGGCTAAATTCCTGAAGTATCTGAATAACCGCGGTCTTAAAGATACCACCAAACAAACCGTATACGCCTTCCTGGGCGACGGTGAAATGGATGAGCCGGAATCTAAAGGTGCGATTACTATCGCGACCCGTGAGAAACTGGACAACCTGGTGTTTGTCATCAACTGTAACCTGCAGCGTCTGGACGGCCCGGTCACCGGTAACGGCAAGATCATTAACGAACTGGAAGGCATCTTCAGTGGTGCTGGCTGGGAAGTGATCAAGGTTATCTGGGGCGGTCGTTGGGACGAACTGCTGCGTAAAGACACCAGCGGTAAGCTGATTCAACTGATGAACGAAACCGTTGACGGCGATTACCAGACCTTCAAATCCAAAAACGGTGCCTACGTGCGTGAGCACTTCTTCGGTAAATACCCGGAAACCGCTGCACTGGTCAAAGACTGGAGCGATGACGATATCTGGGCACTTAACCGTGGTGGTCACGATCCGAAGAAAGTCTACGCTGCACTGAAAAAAGCACAGGAAACCAAAGGCAAGCCGGTGGTTATTCTGGCTCATACCATCAAAGGTTATGGTATGGGTGATGCGGCTGAAGGCAAGAACATTGCTCACCAGGTCAAGAAAATCAACATGGACGGCGTGCGTTATTTCCGCGACCGTTTCAATGTGCCGGTTGCTGACGCTGATGTTGAAAAACTGCCGTTCATTACCTTCGATAAAAACTCCGAAGAGTACAAATACCTGCACGAACGTCGTCAGGCGCTGGAAGGCTACCTGCCATCCCGTCAGCCGAAATTTGATGAGAAGCTGGACCTGCCGACGCTGGAAGACTTCAGCTCTCTGCTGGAAGAGCAGACCAAAGAAATCTCCACCACCATCGCCTTTGTGCGTGCACTGAACGTGATGCTGAAGAACAAGTCTATCAAAGACAGACTGGTTCCGATCATCGCCGACGAAGCACGTACCTTCGGTATGGAAGGTCTGTTCCGTCAGATCGGTATTTACAGCCCGAATGGTCAGCAGTACACCCCGCAGGACCGCGAACTGGTCGCTTACTATAAAGAAGATCAGAAAGGTCAGATCCTGCAGGAAGGGATCAACGAACTGGGTGCAGGCTCCTCCTGGCTGGCGGCGGCAACGTCTTACAGCACCAATAACCTGCCGATGATCCCGTTCTATATTTACTACTCCATGTTCGGGTTCCAGCGTATCGGCGACCTGTGCTGGGCGGCTGGCGACCAGCAGGCACGTGGCTTCCTGATCGGCGGTACATCCGGTCGTACCACACTGAATGGCGAAGGTTTGCAGCATGAAGACGGTCACAGCCACATCCAGGCACTGACTATTCCGAACTGTATTTCCTACGACCCGTCGTTCGCTTATGAAGTGGCGGTCATCATGCATGACGGTCTGGTTCGTATGTATGGCGACGCGCAGGAAAACATTTACTACTACATCACCACGCTGAACGAAAACTACCACATGCCGGCGATGCCGCAGGGCGCCGAAGAAGGCATCCGCAAAGGTATCTACAAGCTGGAAACCGTGGCGGGCAGCAAAGGCAAAGTTCAGTTGCTGGGTTCCGGTTCTATCCTGCGTCATGTGCGCGAAGCCGCACAGATTTTGGCGAAGGATTACGGCATCGGTTCTGATGTGTACAGCGTTACCTCCTTCACCGAACTGGCCCGCGACGGTCAGGACTGCGAACGTTGGAACATGCTGCACCCGACCGAAGCGCCGCGCGTACCGTACATCGCTCAGGTGATGAACGACGCACCGGCAGTCGCGTCTACCGACTACATGAAACTGTTTGCCGAGCAGGTACGTACCTACGTTCCAGCCAGCGATTATCGCGTACTGGGCACCGATGGTTTCGGCCGTTCCGACAGCCGTGAAAATCTGCGTCACCACTTTGAAGTGGACGCGTCCTACGTGGTCGTTGCTGCACTGGGCGAACTGGCTAAACGCGGTGAAGTTGAAAAATCTGTTGTGGCTGAAGCCATCAAGAAATTCGACATCAACCCTGAAAAAGTTAACCCGCGCGTAGCATAA
- the pdhR gene encoding pyruvate dehydrogenase complex transcriptional repressor PdhR has protein sequence MAYSKIRQPKLSDVIEQQLEFLILEGTLRPGEKLPPERELAKQFDVSRPSLREAIQRLEAKGLLLRRQGGGTFVQNNLWQSVSDPLAELLSNHPESQFDLLETRHALEGIAAYYAALRGTEEDLQRIRDCHALIETAREAGDLEGESEAVMHYQVAVTEAAHNVVLLHLLRCMGPMLEQNVRQNFELLYLSREVLTQVSSHRARIFEAIVAREPEKAREASHRHLAFIEEVLLELNREHSRRERSLRRLQQRKD, from the coding sequence ATGGCCTACAGCAAGATCCGTCAACCTAAACTGTCAGATGTGATTGAACAGCAACTGGAGTTTCTGATCCTTGAGGGAACCTTGCGTCCTGGAGAGAAGCTGCCACCGGAACGCGAACTGGCAAAACAGTTTGATGTATCCCGCCCCTCGCTGCGTGAGGCGATTCAACGGTTGGAAGCCAAAGGTCTACTGTTACGCCGTCAGGGTGGCGGTACCTTTGTTCAGAATAACCTGTGGCAGAGCGTTAGCGACCCGCTGGCGGAGCTGTTAAGTAACCATCCGGAATCCCAGTTCGACCTCCTCGAAACTCGTCATGCCCTTGAAGGGATCGCCGCTTACTATGCCGCCTTGCGTGGCACGGAAGAGGATTTGCAGCGTATCCGTGATTGTCATGCCCTGATTGAAACGGCGCGCGAAGCCGGCGATCTGGAAGGGGAGTCTGAAGCGGTCATGCATTATCAGGTCGCAGTGACGGAAGCGGCGCACAACGTGGTGTTGTTGCACCTGTTGCGTTGTATGGGGCCGATGCTTGAGCAAAACGTCAGGCAGAATTTTGAATTGCTTTATCTGAGTCGCGAAGTTCTGACGCAGGTGAGTAGCCATCGTGCCAGGATCTTTGAAGCGATTGTCGCTCGTGAGCCGGAAAAAGCCCGCGAGGCATCACATCGCCACCTGGCCTTTATTGAGGAAGTATTGCTGGAACTTAACCGGGAACATAGTCGGCGAGAACGCTCGTTGCGCCGGCTCCAGCAGCGCAAGGATTAG
- a CDS encoding amino acid permease — MQDQQDGTLQRGLKNRHIQLIALGGAVGTGLFLGIAQTIKMAGPSVLLGYAIGGLIAFFIMRQLGEMVVEEPVAGSFSHFAYKYWGNFAGFASGWNYWVLYVLVAMAELSAVGIYVQYWWPDIPTWVSAAVFFVVINAINLANVKMYGELEFWFAIIKVVAIVGMIVFGGWLLLSGHGGPDASITNLWAQGGFFPNGISGLVMAMAVIMFSFGGLELVGITAAEADKPEESIPRATNQVIYRILIFYVGSLTVLLSLYPWGKVVEGGSPFVMIFHALNSELVANILNIVVLTAALSVYNSCVYCNSRMLYGLAKQGNGPQSLLKVDRRGVPVVAIGVSALATALCVLINYVLPGKAFELLMALVVSALVINWAMISLAHLKFRATKDREGAQTRFKALWFPFGNYLCLAFMAGILVIMSLTPGIQISVLLIPIWLLVLGIGYRFKKRQ, encoded by the coding sequence ATGCAAGATCAACAAGACGGTACGCTACAACGCGGACTGAAAAACCGTCACATACAGTTGATTGCTCTGGGGGGCGCGGTTGGAACCGGGTTGTTCCTCGGTATCGCACAAACGATCAAGATGGCTGGGCCATCCGTTCTGCTGGGCTATGCGATCGGCGGTCTGATTGCGTTTTTCATCATGCGCCAGTTAGGCGAAATGGTGGTGGAAGAGCCGGTTGCCGGTTCATTTAGCCACTTTGCCTATAAATACTGGGGCAACTTCGCCGGTTTCGCTTCCGGCTGGAACTACTGGGTGCTGTATGTGCTGGTGGCGATGGCGGAGCTGAGTGCCGTTGGCATCTATGTACAATACTGGTGGCCAGACATTCCTACCTGGGTTTCCGCTGCAGTGTTCTTTGTCGTGATCAACGCCATTAACCTTGCCAATGTGAAGATGTACGGCGAGCTGGAATTCTGGTTTGCGATTATCAAGGTGGTGGCGATTGTCGGCATGATCGTGTTCGGTGGCTGGCTGTTGCTCAGTGGCCATGGCGGGCCGGACGCGTCTATTACCAATCTTTGGGCACAGGGTGGTTTCTTCCCCAACGGCATCAGCGGTCTGGTGATGGCGATGGCGGTTATCATGTTTTCTTTCGGCGGTCTGGAACTGGTGGGCATTACAGCAGCGGAAGCAGACAAACCAGAAGAGAGCATTCCGCGCGCGACCAACCAGGTCATCTATCGTATCCTGATTTTCTACGTCGGTTCATTAACGGTGCTGCTGTCGCTCTATCCGTGGGGCAAAGTAGTTGAAGGCGGAAGTCCGTTCGTTATGATTTTCCACGCACTGAATAGTGAGCTGGTGGCTAATATCCTGAATATTGTGGTGCTGACTGCGGCGCTGTCGGTATACAACAGTTGCGTTTACTGCAACAGCCGTATGCTGTACGGCCTGGCTAAGCAGGGAAATGGCCCGCAATCACTGCTGAAAGTAGACCGTCGCGGTGTGCCGGTGGTCGCTATCGGCGTATCCGCGCTGGCTACCGCCCTGTGCGTACTGATCAACTATGTGTTGCCGGGTAAAGCGTTTGAGCTGTTGATGGCGTTGGTGGTGTCTGCTCTGGTTATCAACTGGGCGATGATCAGTCTGGCGCATCTGAAATTTCGTGCCACCAAAGACCGTGAAGGTGCGCAGACCCGATTTAAAGCGTTGTGGTTCCCGTTCGGCAACTACCTGTGTCTGGCATTTATGGCGGGTATTCTGGTCATCATGTCCCTGACGCCAGGTATCCAGATTTCGGTCTTGTTGATTCCTATCTGGTTGCTCGTGCTGGGTATCGGCTACCGTTTCAAAAAGCGCCAGTAA
- the ampE gene encoding beta-lactamase regulator AmpE, with protein sequence MTLFSLLLVLGWERLFKRGDHWQLDHHLERVFRHLSAPSLVQTLLLSIIGMAVVLAAQWVLSGWLFGLPLLLLWIAVGLMCIGAGEIRQHYHRYIQSAQRGEADACREMAEELALIHGLPLDGSERERLKELQNALLWLNFRFYLAPLFWFVAAGPYGPVALVGYTVLRARQCCLARHHTPLERANSGVDTLLHWLDWIPVRLAGAAYALLGHGEKALPAWFAAMMDAHSSQYWVLTKLAQFSLEREPHGDPISTPRAAVSLAKKVTLVLVVVVALLTIYGTLV encoded by the coding sequence ATGACGTTGTTTAGCCTATTGTTGGTCCTGGGATGGGAGCGGTTGTTTAAACGTGGCGACCACTGGCAACTGGATCACCATTTGGAACGGGTGTTTCGTCATCTTTCTGCCCCATCGCTGGTGCAAACATTGCTGTTATCTATTATAGGCATGGCGGTGGTGTTGGCGGCGCAGTGGGTACTCAGCGGGTGGCTATTTGGCTTGCCGCTGCTGCTGTTGTGGATTGCCGTCGGCTTGATGTGCATCGGTGCGGGCGAAATACGCCAGCATTACCACCGCTATATTCAGAGCGCTCAGCGTGGTGAAGCGGATGCTTGCCGGGAAATGGCTGAGGAGCTGGCGCTGATTCATGGCCTGCCGCTCGATGGCAGCGAGCGTGAACGTTTAAAGGAATTACAAAACGCGTTGCTGTGGCTGAATTTCCGCTTTTATCTGGCGCCATTGTTCTGGTTTGTCGCGGCGGGACCTTATGGTCCGGTGGCATTGGTGGGGTACACGGTGTTGCGCGCCCGGCAGTGCTGCCTGGCCCGTCATCATACCCCGCTGGAACGAGCGAATTCGGGTGTCGATACCTTACTGCATTGGCTGGACTGGATTCCGGTACGGCTGGCCGGTGCCGCTTATGCGTTGCTGGGGCACGGTGAGAAGGCATTGCCCGCCTGGTTTGCCGCGATGATGGACGCACACTCTTCTCAGTACTGGGTACTGACAAAGCTGGCGCAGTTTTCACTTGAACGTGAACCGCATGGCGACCCGATTTCTACCCCGAGAGCGGCAGTGTCGCTGGCGAAAAAAGTGACGCTAGTGTTGGTTGTCGTCGTGGCGTTACTCACCATCTACGGTACGCTGGTCTAA
- the ampD gene encoding 1,6-anhydro-N-acetylmuramyl-L-alanine amidase AmpD: protein MRVEHGWLTEARRVLSPHQDERPQGELPSLLVIHNISLPPGEFGGPYIDQLFTGTLDATAHPYFASICHLRVSAHCLIRRNGEIVQYVAFDQRAWHAGVSQFDGRERCNDFSIGIELEGTDTLPFTTEQYARLADVTRLLSETYGITPERITGHSDIAPGRKTDPGPAFDWARYQQLWQTPPEQGE, encoded by the coding sequence ATGAGAGTGGAGCATGGCTGGCTGACAGAAGCCAGACGCGTATTGTCGCCACATCAGGATGAGCGCCCGCAAGGTGAGTTGCCTTCTTTGCTGGTGATTCACAACATCAGTTTGCCCCCAGGCGAATTCGGCGGGCCTTACATCGACCAGCTCTTTACCGGTACGCTGGACGCAACGGCGCATCCTTATTTTGCGTCCATATGCCACCTGAGGGTGTCGGCGCATTGCCTGATTCGCCGTAATGGTGAAATTGTACAGTATGTGGCGTTTGATCAACGAGCCTGGCATGCCGGTGTGTCGCAGTTTGATGGACGAGAGCGTTGTAATGATTTTTCGATTGGTATCGAGCTGGAAGGCACTGATACGCTGCCATTTACCACAGAACAATACGCCCGGCTGGCAGACGTCACCCGCCTGCTGAGTGAAACTTATGGCATTACGCCTGAACGTATTACCGGACACAGTGATATTGCACCGGGTCGTAAGACTGACCCTGGCCCGGCGTTCGACTGGGCGCGATATCAACAGTTATGGCAGACACCACCAGAACAAGGGGAGTAA
- a CDS encoding nucleoside-specific channel-forming protein Tsx, with product MKKILAACAISTLSYSLPTVADTNAPQYLSDWWHQSINVVGSYHTRFGPQLNNDVYLEYEAFARKDWFDFYGYVDVPKTFGAGNTPDRGIWNKGSPLFMEIEPRFSIDKLTNTQLGFGPFKEWYVANNIIYDQGRNNDSRQSTWYVGLGTDINTGTDLSLSANIYAKYQGQNYSAPNEDRWDGYRFKIKYFYPLTSLWGGKLTYIGFTNFDFGSDLADAAGPSRTSNAIASSHILALNYDHWHYSVVARYFHNGGQWADGTELDFGRGPFNVRSTGWGYYLVAGYNF from the coding sequence ATGAAAAAAATCCTTGCCGCCTGTGCAATCAGCACATTGTCATACAGTTTACCCACCGTTGCGGACACTAACGCCCCGCAATACCTCTCAGACTGGTGGCACCAGAGCATCAATGTGGTTGGCAGCTATCACACCCGTTTCGGACCCCAGTTAAACAATGATGTGTATCTGGAATATGAAGCGTTCGCCCGTAAAGACTGGTTTGATTTCTATGGCTATGTTGATGTGCCAAAGACCTTCGGTGCAGGTAATACGCCTGACCGTGGTATCTGGAATAAAGGCTCTCCGCTGTTCATGGAAATCGAACCTCGTTTCTCGATTGATAAACTGACCAACACGCAGTTGGGGTTCGGCCCATTCAAAGAGTGGTATGTCGCTAACAACATTATCTACGATCAGGGTCGTAATAATGACTCGCGCCAGAGCACCTGGTATGTCGGTCTGGGCACCGATATCAATACCGGTACGGATCTGTCACTGTCTGCCAATATCTACGCCAAGTATCAGGGACAGAACTACAGCGCACCGAATGAAGATCGTTGGGATGGCTACCGTTTTAAAATCAAATACTTTTACCCGCTCACATCGTTGTGGGGAGGCAAGCTGACCTATATCGGCTTTACCAACTTCGACTTCGGATCAGACCTGGCTGACGCCGCTGGCCCGTCTCGCACCAGTAACGCCATTGCCTCCAGCCATATTCTGGCGCTGAACTATGACCACTGGCACTACTCCGTCGTTGCCCGTTACTTCCATAACGGTGGTCAGTGGGCTGATGGCACCGAACTGGATTTCGGTCGTGGCCCGTTCAACGTCCGCTCCACGGGATGGGGCTATTATCTGGTAGCCGGTTACAACTTCTGA
- the nadC gene encoding carboxylating nicotinate-nucleotide diphosphorylase produces the protein MTTRRYSQEQRQAELLSRIEQDIPASVQQALREDLGGEANPEHDLTAQLLPNDTVANAVIITREAGVFCGQRWVDEVFRQLGNVITIDWLVQDGDVLTENQPLCQLHGSSRILLTGERTALNFLQTLCGVATGVSRYVAQLVGTPTRLLDTRKTLPGLRTALKYAVLCGGGSNHRLGLADAFLIKENHIIAAGSIRQAVEKAFQLRSDVPVEVEVETLDELQQALSAGADIIMLDNFTLDAIREAVTLTDGRALLEVSGNVTLQTLPDYAATGVDYISVGALTKHVQALDLSMRFR, from the coding sequence ATGACAACACGCCGTTATAGTCAGGAACAGCGCCAGGCTGAACTGCTCAGCCGTATTGAGCAAGATATCCCCGCCAGCGTACAGCAGGCATTACGCGAAGACCTCGGGGGAGAAGCCAACCCGGAGCATGACCTCACCGCACAATTGTTACCCAATGACACCGTCGCCAACGCGGTCATTATTACCCGCGAAGCCGGTGTGTTCTGCGGTCAGCGCTGGGTAGACGAGGTGTTCCGTCAGTTGGGCAACGTCATTACCATCGACTGGCTGGTTCAAGACGGTGATGTACTGACGGAGAATCAACCGCTGTGCCAGTTGCATGGCTCGTCTCGCATACTGCTCACCGGTGAACGCACCGCGCTGAATTTCCTGCAAACGCTCTGCGGTGTGGCAACCGGAGTCAGTCGTTATGTCGCACAACTGGTCGGCACACCTACCCGGCTGCTGGACACGCGAAAAACGCTGCCCGGCTTGCGCACCGCGCTGAAATACGCGGTACTGTGCGGTGGTGGGAGCAATCATCGCCTCGGTCTGGCTGATGCATTCCTGATCAAAGAAAACCACATTATTGCCGCAGGCTCCATCAGGCAGGCGGTCGAAAAAGCCTTCCAGTTGCGTAGCGATGTACCGGTAGAAGTCGAGGTAGAAACTCTCGACGAACTGCAACAAGCACTGAGCGCCGGCGCGGATATTATTATGCTGGACAACTTCACGCTGGATGCTATCCGCGAAGCCGTCACCCTGACCGATGGCCGCGCGTTGTTGGAAGTCTCTGGCAATGTGACGCTGCAAACGCTGCCGGATTACGCCGCCACCGGTGTCGACTATATCTCGGTAGGCGCGCTCACAAAACATGTGCAGGCGCTCGACCTGTCGATGCGTTTTCGTTAA
- the ppdD gene encoding prepilin peptidase-dependent pilin — protein MTQQGFSLIELMVVIVIIAILSALGIPAYQGYLQKAAMTDMLQSMSAYKTAVDLCSLSNAGLEGCNAGSQGIPTPSTSRYVSAVTINQGVITLTGQSTLQGLSVVMTPTLDAQNGASRWTRACRTSAGADSLRQACEDVFRFDSAAG, from the coding sequence ATGACACAACAAGGATTTTCACTGATTGAATTGATGGTGGTTATTGTCATCATCGCTATTCTGAGCGCGCTGGGGATCCCGGCGTATCAAGGGTATCTGCAAAAAGCCGCCATGACTGACATGCTGCAAAGCATGAGCGCCTATAAAACCGCAGTCGATCTCTGCAGCCTTAGCAATGCGGGGCTGGAAGGATGTAACGCCGGTAGCCAGGGGATCCCCACACCGTCGACATCGCGGTATGTCAGTGCCGTCACGATCAATCAGGGTGTGATTACCCTGACTGGCCAGTCGACCTTGCAAGGGTTGAGTGTGGTGATGACGCCCACACTGGATGCGCAAAACGGCGCATCCCGCTGGACAAGGGCCTGCCGCACCAGCGCCGGAGCTGACAGCCTGCGTCAGGCATGTGAAGACGTGTTTCGTTTCGACTCGGCAGCAGGGTGA